TTTGGGCAAAGGTAATGAGTACTTCTTTAAGTATTCCATTTCAACGTTTTTGAATGTTTTGTGTAAGATATAAATAAATGGTTTTTCATATATTTGTTTGTTGATATAGAAACAAATTCAAAATTATTTTCCCTAAAATGTCTTATAAATCTTATGTTTACAACCATAGCTTCATTTGCATGTGCTATGAACCGGGTCCAATGATTTGAATGTTGAATTATTCTTAGCGGAATCTCTTGGAATGCCTTTCCTTAGCCCATACTTGCAATCAATTGGATCCGATTTTCGACACGGTGCAAACTTTGCGACCTTAGCATCGACCGTTCTTTTGCCAAACACGTCCTTGTTCGTGTCCGGAATCAGTCCTTTCTCACTCGCCATTCAGCTAAATCAGATGAAAGATTTCAAGGTTAGAGTCGACGAGTTCCATTCCTCGCAGCAACCAGGTATATTCTATACTATACATACATAAAACGATGGTCAAAATAACAAAGCAGATGATGTAAACATGCTTATGTTACAATAGGGTTGCATATCTTACCGCCCAGCAATATTTTCGGAAAATCGCTGTATACGTTTTATATCGGCCAAAACGATTTCACATCGAATTTAGCTTCCATTGGAGTGGATGGTGTAAAACAGTATCTTCCTCAAGTCATTGGCCAAATTGCTGGAACGATTAAGGTACTGCATGCCTCCCGCTTCTAGTACAATCTTTTATTTTGCTTATAAAGGTTGTCTTATGGATGTAGGAGATATATGGAATAGGTGGTCGGACATTTTTGGTATTGAATTTAGCACCGGTTGGATGTTACCCGGCGATTTTAACCGGTTACCCTCATACTATGTCGGATTTGGACAAGTTCGGATGTCTCATTCCCGTAAACAACGCCGTCAAATATTACAACATGTTATTGGACAAGGCATTATCCGAGACAAGAACTGTACTGAAAAACGCTACCGTTATATACTTGGACACTCACAAGATACTGCTCGACCTCTTTCAACACCCCAAATCCTATGGTACTTAATGTCACAAACGGTTTGGTTTAATTGGGACTTACCATATTCAAAATTGGTATTTTGTTTAATCGAATATTTTTTTGTTGGTTGATTATATTAAAGGTATGAAATACGGCATTAAAGCTTGTTGTGGATACGGTGGACGTTCGTACAACTTCAATCAGAAGTTATTTTGCGGCACCACAAAAATAATCGGAAATTCTTCTGCGACGGCCAAGGCTTGCCGTGATCCAAAAAACTACGTGAGTTGGGACGGAATTCATGCTACGGAGGCTGCAAACCGCCGCATTTCGACGGCCATTCTCGATGGCTCGATATCATATCCTCCGTTTGCGCTAAACCACCTATGCCCGTCTGTTTAATAATCGTATTCTTTTGTCTTATACAATTTTCACATGTACGTGCTTTTGGCTTTAAAGCTAGTTTACATAATAAGGCATGAACAGTACTATTTCAAATCAATATTGTATAGTGCGATCTCCTAACATCCATCTTGTTGTACATATTGGAAGCATATTGGTTGAGAAATGGGTTAGATGTGAATTTTAAGACAATTCACCAACTAAGTTTTAAGCTGTTTAAGACAAACAAACACATATACATAATACATGTACTAAGTTTTAAGCTGTTTAATATGCTTTACAAATAGATTATTCTCCTACTCATTTGATTATCTTTAAATAGTTTCCTGGACTAAGAAAATAGTTAACTAGTGACATTTCTTCCATCACCTTATTCGTGTGTATCGGATTTTAAAATCCTTTTAGAGTGCATGTGACAATTGATGTTCTATTGTTGTGTTGTATTTATATCATATGGACATTACTTGGTTTTTATATATATCGTATGAACATTACTTGTTGTATTATATATATGCTAACTAGTGAATCAAAATATTTAAGTACAAAACACTTCATTTTCGTTTGACTAATCCGTCAGTTATTCAAATACGAGTTCCACTGTTGATAGATAACTTTGTATTTTTAATATATTCAGTATTGCATAAAGAGAGATAAATTTAACAGAAATAATTTATTGTTTTTTTTTGTTTGAAATAATTTATTGTTGGCGTAAGCTTGTCTCAATAATGGATTCAAGAAGAAGATTATGAATCTAGGGAATAGTCACGTGTTTAAAATAAAAAGGAAATCATATCATAGAATAAGAAATAGGAAATATTTTTTTTTATCATGAAATAGGAA
The DNA window shown above is from Brassica oleracea var. oleracea cultivar TO1000 chromosome C3, BOL, whole genome shotgun sequence and carries:
- the LOC106331989 gene encoding GDSL esterase/lipase At4g01130 — translated: MYSVLNRRVSFSLLIVIIVMFSSYKADSKCEFKAVFNFGDSNSDTGGFWAAFPAQSGPWGMTYFKKPVGRASDGRLIIDFLAESLGMPFLSPYLQSIGSDFRHGANFATLASTVLLPNTSLFVSGISPFSLAIQLNQMKDFKVRVDEFHSSQQPGLHILPPSNIFGKSLYTFYIGQNDFTSNLASIGVDGVKQYLPQVIGQIAGTIKEIYGIGGRTFLVLNLAPVGCYPAILTGYPHTMSDLDKFGCLIPVNNAVKYYNMLLDKALSETRTVLKNATVIYLDTHKILLDLFQHPKSYGMKYGIKACCGYGGRSYNFNQKLFCGTTKIIGNSSATAKACRDPKNYVSWDGIHATEAANRRISTAILDGSISYPPFALNHLCPSV